ACCGGCTTCGCTCAGGGCCTTGATCGAACTGTCCCAGGTCGCGCCGCAAAAATTCTTGCCGTGCATCAGGACCACGGTGCGCCCGTTGGCCTTGCCGTGGGCGGCGACGTCCATGTAACCCATCTGCAGCGACTTGCCCTGGGACTGAAAGGCAAAGTGCTTGAGGGTGTAGGGATAATCGAAACCTTGCAGCTGCGGGCCATATTGCGGGCCTTCGGCGTGAGCAAGCAGGGGCAGGGCGGCGGTCAGCAACAGACCGGGCAGCCAGCGGGTCAGCGACACAGACATAGGATAACTCCACAAGAAATCGGCCGATGCTGGAACGGCCGGATTAGGGCGACGTTAAACACAGGCAATGTCCGCGCCCGATCGTTCAACCGAGCCAGCCCAGGGTGAGCATCGCCAGCATCCCGTAGCGGGCGCCTTTGGCAAGGGAGACGATCAACAGGAATCGCCCGAGAGGTTCGCGCATGACCCCGGCGATCAACGTCAGCGGATCGCCGATGACCGGCAACCAACTGAGCAGCAGCGACCAGTGACCATAGCGCTGATAGTGAACCCGGGCGCGCTCCATATGCCTGGGGCTGACCGGAAACCAGCGCCGGTCCTGAAACCGTTCCAGTCCGCGCCCCAGCCACCAGTTCACCAGCGAACCGAGGACGTTGCCCAACGTGGCCACGGCCAGCAGGCCCCAAAGCCAGTAACGATCGCTGACCAGCAGCCCGACCAGCACGGCTTCCGATTGCAGCGGCAAGAGTGTCGCCGCACCAAACGCGGCCAGGAACAGCCCGAGATAACCCGCCGTCATCAATGGGCCGGATAATCCGCCACCACCACATCGGCGCCGTCTTTCTTCAGGCCGATCACTTGATACGCATCGCTCATGCCGTCCATTTCCATGCCCGGCGAACCCATCGGCATGCCCGGTGCGGCAACGCCGAGCAGGTCGTCACGCTTGCTCAGGGCCAGCACCTGTTCCGCCGGCACATGGCCTTCGACGAATTTGCCGTTGATGATCGCGGTGTGGCAGGACGCCAGACGCGGCGGTACGCCGTGTTGTTGCTTGAAGCTGCTCATGTCGGATTCGACGTGGTCTTCGACCTTGAAACCGTTGGCTTCCAGGTGGCTGATCCACTTCTTGCAGCAGCCGCAGTTGGCGTCGCGGTGGACTTCGATCGGGATGAGGTCGGCGGCTTGCGCCAGGGAGGAGATGAACAGGGCGCTCAGGGCGGCCAGACGCAGGTGGTTTCGCATGGAGGGCTCTCGGCTCGAAGGAGGAACGGTCAAAAAGGAAGGCATTTTGACCGGTTTTTCCTGCCTGGCATCAACGGAGTGTTTCCAAGTGATACGAGGCAGGCCTGCCAACATGATCGTAGATCAAAGCTGACAGGCCACTGAGCGCAAGATGACAAAACGGTCAGCGAACCTTGAAGCGCCCCATGATCGCGCTCACCCGGCTGTTGGCTTCCAGCAACTGGCGGGTGTTGAGTTCGCTGGCCTGGCCGCTTTCTACCAGCTCATCGACCATGTGGCGGATCTGCACCATGCTGCGGTTGATCTCTTCGGTGACCGCGCTTTGCTGTTCGGCAGCGGTGGCGATCTGGGTGCTGAGGCTGTTGATGTGGCTGACGGAACCGGCCATCTCGTCGAGGCCACTGTTGACTCGCGCCGTGGCATCGGCGGCTGACTGGCAACTGGCCTGGGTGTTTTCCATGGCGCTGACCGACGAACTGACGCCCTGCGTCAGACGACTCAGCATTTCGTTGATTTCCGAGGTGCTGGCCTGGGTGCGGGCGGCGAGGGCACGCACTTCGTCCGCCACCACCGCAAAACCGCGGCCCTGTTCACCGGCACGCGCCGCTTCAATCGCCGCGTTGAGCGCCAGCAGGTTGGTCTGGCCGGCAATGGCGCCGATCACGCCGAGGATTTCGGTGATGCGCTGGGCATCCTGCTGCATGCTTTCGACCTTGTGAGTGGCGCTGGCCACTTCGTCGATCAGTGCTACCACGCTGCTTGATGCTTCGCCAACCACCACGCGCGAGCGGTCGGCGTTTTCGTTGGCGCGCTGGGTGAAGGCGGCGGTTTCGGCAGCATTTTGCGCGACGCTTTCGGCGGTCGAGCTCATTTCGTTGATTGCGGTAACGGTCTGGTCGGTTTCCGAAGCGTGGCGCAGCAGAATCTGGCTGGTGTGCGCCGAGGTGCGTTGCAGGTTGTCGAGGCTCGAAGCCATGGCGCCGGTGGCCTGGGTGACTTCGCCAATCATGTTCTGCAGGTAGGCGATGAAGGTGTTGACCGAATGCCCGATGGCGCCGAGTTCGTCTTCAGCGCGGATGGTGATGCGCCGGGTCAGGTCGGCATCGCCGCTGGACAGCGAATCGATGTTGGCTTTCAGCGCTTTCATGCGCGAAACCAGTTGGCGGATCGCGTAAACCTGCAGCAGCACCAGCAGGATCACCAGCGGAATCTGCAACAGGCTGAGGCTGCTGAGTACGTCGTCACGCTGGGCGGTGAGCATTTTGGTCGGCAGCGCAGTGGCGAGGAACCACGGGGTGCCTTCGATCGGGCGCATGAAGAACGTGCTGGCTTCACCGTTATTGTCGAATTCGACGCGTTGCGCCTGCTCGCGGTTTTGCAATCCGGCCTTGACCTGGCTGGCGAAGGTCGAGCCGCCGGCCAGTTCGCTGATGTTCTTCAGCACGATCGGCCCGCTGATGCGCGAGCTGTTGCTGATGATCTTGCCGTCGGCCTCGACGATCAGCATTTCGGCGTTGAGATCTTTTTCCTTGCGCGCCACCAGATCATTGAAGAAGCCCAGGGTCACGTCGATGGTCGAGACACCCCAGACGCTGCCGTTTTTCTGGATGGCCATGGCGCAGTTGGTGCGTGGTTCGGCGCTGGCGTCATCTTTATAGGCAGCAGCCCAGGCACACTGGCCACGCGGGGTCTGCATGCCGCCCTTGTACCAGCTCTGGTCGTAATAGTTGGGGGCCGCGTCGCTGTTCCAGAAAGTGTTCACCGCCAGCTTGCCGGAGGCATCACGGTGCCAGAACGTACTGAACTTGTTGCGTCCGGCCTCACGCTGGCTGGGCAACGGCCAGATGCCGCCGCCGAATACTTTCAGTTCGCCGTATTGATCCACCAGCCCCGGCAACACGGTGTCGATGGCAGCGCTGTCGAGCAGCGGGATGGTCTGGGTGATGCTGCGCTGTTGCGCCTGGACCTTGTTCAATTCGCCCTGGATCTGCTCGGCCACTTCCGCAATGCGGTTGAGCACGACTTGTTCTTCGGTATGGCGCAATTTGGGCGCGACCAGTTGGCTGATGCCAACCACCGTCAGAACCGACAACAACAGAATGAACAGAACCAGAAACAGCGTGTAGCGAGCCTGAATGGTGCGGAATGCGGGCATGGAAACCGGTCCTTGAGCAGGGATTCTTATTGTGGGCAGGGGAAAAACAGCGCGGGTTTCCTAACGTATCGTCGGGTCCTCGGGAAGCTTTAGGTACTTTCGTCCTAAAAGAAGCGATGCCGACCAAAGGAACGTATCGGGCCTGATACACAAGAACTAACCGGCCCGAACATTAGAGCAATACACCCACTTTCATCACCTTGTCATGAACGCTCTAGTCCCGCATTTCCGGGGCTGCTGGCGGTTTGTATCGTGAATGTACAAAAATTGTAAAAAAGTGCAGAAAGGAGTTGGTGCCATTAGTTTGCCGGCCGATACTCCGGGCAACTCAAAAGTCGTTCAACAAGGAATTTTTCATGTTTTCCTCGCAAGGAGCTTGCTCATGACTATCGGATACACCGGTGCCTGGCAACCCAAGGCGGGTTTGCTGGTTCGAGATACAGGAAGCTCGAGCAAACCGGTTTCTCAAAGCGTGAAGGTCAAGCAGATGCTGGCCCTGGTCGGCAACGACCCGACCGCGATCAGTACGGCGGAGATGGACAAGCAGGGTCTGCACAAGAACATCAAGGGTTTTGATCCCACCAATGTTTCGGCCAAGCAACTGGGCAGTCTGAGTGCAATGCTGCGTAGCCGGGGCCTGATTTCCGAAATCACGTCCATGACCTTGCTCAATGCAGGCGACAAGTTCGATCGCTTCGGCATCCAGAAGGATCCGGATGCCAAGTTCAATGCGCTGGAGTATTTCGCCACGCAACTGGATACCATCCAGAACAACAATCTCAAGGGCAACAAGTACGCGAATACGTTGATCCCCGAGTACAAGAAAGCCATTTATGTGCTGCAGAATCTGCAGACTTACGGTCAGGGCGGGGAGCGCAAGCCTCCTACTGATCAAGGTGTAAAAGCCAAGGCCTGAAAGACAGGGCCCACCCCGGCAACGGGGTGGGCCCTTTCGTTTATGGGCGATTGCCGCAAGCGTGGAGTTTCGAGGGCGAGGCGATCTGCCGCTGCATATCGTCATGCAATCGCTGCATTTGCGGGCAATGCAGTTCAAGGGGTTTGGGCTGGAACCCTCGATGAAACAACGCCAGCCATCCTTCACCTCTGTCATCGGGTGCCAGCCCGCTGAACACGAATCCCATCGTCGATAACCGGCACCAGTCGTTGTCGAACCCTTGCGCCAGCCTGAGCCTGATCGATATCAGCCAATGGTCGGGCAGTTGCTGCAATTGCTTGAGCAAACTGTCATCCATTTCGCTGAAAACCCCGTCATATCGCCCCCAGCGCTGTTCCAGTTGCGCGGCAACGCCGATCCAGGGCGACGCGTGCAACTGCGTTCCGAACACCTCACACATCCGTTGCATGAACTCACGGCATTCATCCGGCCAGGTCAAGGCCGGCAGCGGGCGCTGATAGCCGTCGACAGAGGTGTAACCCAGCACGAGCGATTCCGTCACCGCGCCGCCAAAGGGCGACGGTGCGTGATCGGGCAGCAGGCCGGTGTTATGAAAACCAAGGCCGGCGGCCATCTTCTGGGTGTAGGGGTGATGGGTCATTTGCTTGATCGTGACCCCTTGATAGCCCAGCGCCTGTGCATGGATCAGCAAATGGCGGCCCAACTGCGTGGCGACACTTTGCCCACGGATCTGCGGATCTACCACGCTCAGGGCCAGTTCGGCGATGGACGATGCCTTGTCGAGAATCAACGTGGAGTGGCCCGCCACCTGATCGTTGGACACCGCCACCAACGAGTGCCAGCGGCCGTCGGCATGGTTTTGACTGATCATCCGGGGCAGATACACATGCGGCTGAGCGTAATGGTCGCCGTAGATTTTTCTGAACAGGCGACTGACAGCCGGGGCGTCACTGGCACGGTAACCTCGAAGGGTGATCGCTTCCATCAGCAATGCTCCTGGCCAGAGCCGTCGTAGACGCGCCGATCAAGCACGCGTTGCCGTTTGCCGGAGCGTGGATGGCGTACCAGTTCCTGAACCGTGCAGCAGCGAATTCGCAGCGCCAGCAGGTGATCGGCGCTCAGTTGCTCGATCAACGGATAGTCTTCGACCAAGGCGTCATGCAGCGTGCGGTCGGCTTCAGCGATGGCCGGTGACAGAGCGTCCGGTGCCCAGTGCAGGCTGAGGATATCCACGGCTTCATCCTGCTCGATTACCAGTTGCCAATCGTCGCTGCCGGTGACGTGCCGCACGGTTTCGCCGATCGATTGCGGCAACAGGGTCAGAATGCCCACCCGCACGCGCTGGCTGTCGGCGCAGCGGCCCATCAATGCGAACTTGCGCCGGGGTGTGCCGGACAGCTCTCGCCAACATGCACGGTCACCGACCGGGTAGCGGATCAATGGCATCAACCGGCGTGTGAGGTTGGTCATCACCAGGCGTCCGATCCGGTCGCATTCTTCGATTACCTCACCGGTCTGCTCGTCGAGAATTTCCAGTATGCCGTGGCTTTCCGGGACCCGGTGTTCACCCAGTTCACAGTCACGATGACTGGCACCGATGAACCCGGCGTCGACACTGGCGTAGCCGATGGACGCCACACGGGCATTGGGGAACACCCGCGCCAGTCGTTGCAACTGGGCGTCAAACAGGCTTTCACCGGCGTAGAGCAGGGCAGTGACGCCTGCAAGTACCCTGTCATGCTGCTCGAGCCACGCCGCGAAACTCAGCAGATGGGCCGGTAGACCCGCCAGCACGTTGATCCGATGCCGGGCAATCGCGTCGGCCAGGATGTCCGAGTCGATATGGCCGGTGAAGGGAAACTCGACAATCTCGGTTTGCACATGTGCCAGCGCATCGTGAGTGAAGATGAAACTGGCATACAGGTCACCGACAAAAAAAAGGTTGGCGACCCGGTCCCCGGCGTTCAACTGCGCGCCGAGGCTGCGACCGAAGTCCGTTACCAACGTCCGCCATTCCTCACGCCGGAACAGTGAAAACTTGCCGGCGCTGGTGGTGCCCCCGGTCTTGAAAACCAGCG
The window above is part of the Pseudomonas fluorescens genome. Proteins encoded here:
- a CDS encoding phenylacetate--CoA ligase family protein, translating into MNTRFELQELVTFARQHSGFYGRHFAGLPETITSLEQLPVIDPVEYWKGSHDLDQWPVLTAPLDDALVFKTGGTTSAGKFSLFRREEWRTLVTDFGRSLGAQLNAGDRVANLFFVGDLYASFIFTHDALAHVQTEIVEFPFTGHIDSDILADAIARHRINVLAGLPAHLLSFAAWLEQHDRVLAGVTALLYAGESLFDAQLQRLARVFPNARVASIGYASVDAGFIGASHRDCELGEHRVPESHGILEILDEQTGEVIEECDRIGRLVMTNLTRRLMPLIRYPVGDRACWRELSGTPRRKFALMGRCADSQRVRVGILTLLPQSIGETVRHVTGSDDWQLVIEQDEAVDILSLHWAPDALSPAIAEADRTLHDALVEDYPLIEQLSADHLLALRIRCCTVQELVRHPRSGKRQRVLDRRVYDGSGQEHC
- a CDS encoding GNAT family N-acetyltransferase — protein: MEAITLRGYRASDAPAVSRLFRKIYGDHYAQPHVYLPRMISQNHADGRWHSLVAVSNDQVAGHSTLILDKASSIAELALSVVDPQIRGQSVATQLGRHLLIHAQALGYQGVTIKQMTHHPYTQKMAAGLGFHNTGLLPDHAPSPFGGAVTESLVLGYTSVDGYQRPLPALTWPDECREFMQRMCEVFGTQLHASPWIGVAAQLEQRWGRYDGVFSEMDDSLLKQLQQLPDHWLISIRLRLAQGFDNDWCRLSTMGFVFSGLAPDDRGEGWLALFHRGFQPKPLELHCPQMQRLHDDMQRQIASPSKLHACGNRP
- a CDS encoding YqaA family protein produces the protein MTAGYLGLFLAAFGAATLLPLQSEAVLVGLLVSDRYWLWGLLAVATLGNVLGSLVNWWLGRGLERFQDRRWFPVSPRHMERARVHYQRYGHWSLLLSWLPVIGDPLTLIAGVMREPLGRFLLIVSLAKGARYGMLAMLTLGWLG
- a CDS encoding DUF411 domain-containing protein produces the protein MRNHLRLAALSALFISSLAQAADLIPIEVHRDANCGCCKKWISHLEANGFKVEDHVESDMSSFKQQHGVPPRLASCHTAIINGKFVEGHVPAEQVLALSKRDDLLGVAAPGMPMGSPGMEMDGMSDAYQVIGLKKDGADVVVADYPAH
- a CDS encoding methyl-accepting chemotaxis protein; translated protein: MPAFRTIQARYTLFLVLFILLLSVLTVVGISQLVAPKLRHTEEQVVLNRIAEVAEQIQGELNKVQAQQRSITQTIPLLDSAAIDTVLPGLVDQYGELKVFGGGIWPLPSQREAGRNKFSTFWHRDASGKLAVNTFWNSDAAPNYYDQSWYKGGMQTPRGQCAWAAAYKDDASAEPRTNCAMAIQKNGSVWGVSTIDVTLGFFNDLVARKEKDLNAEMLIVEADGKIISNSSRISGPIVLKNISELAGGSTFASQVKAGLQNREQAQRVEFDNNGEASTFFMRPIEGTPWFLATALPTKMLTAQRDDVLSSLSLLQIPLVILLVLLQVYAIRQLVSRMKALKANIDSLSSGDADLTRRITIRAEDELGAIGHSVNTFIAYLQNMIGEVTQATGAMASSLDNLQRTSAHTSQILLRHASETDQTVTAINEMSSTAESVAQNAAETAAFTQRANENADRSRVVVGEASSSVVALIDEVASATHKVESMQQDAQRITEILGVIGAIAGQTNLLALNAAIEAARAGEQGRGFAVVADEVRALAARTQASTSEINEMLSRLTQGVSSSVSAMENTQASCQSAADATARVNSGLDEMAGSVSHINSLSTQIATAAEQQSAVTEEINRSMVQIRHMVDELVESGQASELNTRQLLEANSRVSAIMGRFKVR